The proteins below are encoded in one region of Streptomyces cyanogenus:
- a CDS encoding cold-shock protein, with amino-acid sequence MASGTVKWFNSEKGFGFIAQDGGGPDVFAHYSNISGNGYRQLVEGETVTFDVTQGQKGPQAENIVLG; translated from the coding sequence ATGGCCAGCGGCACCGTGAAGTGGTTCAACTCCGAGAAGGGCTTCGGTTTCATCGCCCAGGACGGCGGCGGACCGGACGTCTTCGCCCACTACTCGAACATCTCCGGCAACGGGTACCGCCAGCTGGTCGAGGGCGAGACGGTCACATTCGACGTCACCCAGGGCCAGAAGGGTCCCCAGGCCGAGAACATCGTCCTCGGCTGA
- a CDS encoding STAS domain-containing protein, with the protein MSEAEMTGTEQAGPSVQLSVVTTATDGIRVLTLAGEIDHHTGDTLRQALDAAGTPRPRIVVDMRQVTFMDSSGINILLVAHRALSEAGGWLRLAAVGEAVMRTISIVGVDAVIDCRDTLRQALTN; encoded by the coding sequence ATGTCTGAGGCAGAGATGACCGGCACCGAACAAGCTGGGCCGAGCGTTCAGCTGTCGGTCGTGACCACCGCTACCGACGGCATCCGCGTGCTGACCCTGGCTGGAGAGATCGACCACCACACTGGCGACACCCTCCGCCAAGCCCTGGACGCCGCCGGCACTCCCCGTCCCCGCATCGTGGTCGACATGCGCCAGGTCACCTTCATGGACTCCAGCGGCATCAACATCCTCCTCGTCGCCCACCGCGCCCTGAGCGAGGCCGGCGGCTGGCTACGCCTGGCCGCTGTCGGCGAGGCCGTGATGCGCACCATCAGCATCGTCGGCGTCGACGCCGTCATCGACTGCCGCGACACCCTCCGCCAGGCCCTCACGAACTGA
- a CDS encoding transposase family protein: MPRPLGQLADTAPTVPDDLPGLLTCLAQVPDPRRDQGRRHSLAFVLSLAACAVLAGAKSLAAIAEWAADAPPNVLARLGGPCWEPDHGPVAPAEATVRRVLQRIDGDALEHAVGSWLAGRERAAGQEENDSDRRPLPSLAVDGKTVRGARRTDGTQVHLLAAMTGTVAVSIGRALSPDLAVLGMLINDLGPWLAAEYTAVHGEKAPRP; this comes from the coding sequence ATGCCGCGCCCTCTGGGCCAACTCGCCGACACCGCGCCGACCGTACCCGATGACCTCCCCGGCCTGCTGACCTGCCTGGCTCAGGTGCCCGATCCCCGCCGGGACCAGGGCCGACGCCACTCGCTCGCCTTCGTCCTCTCCCTGGCCGCGTGCGCGGTCCTGGCCGGAGCGAAGTCCCTGGCCGCGATCGCGGAGTGGGCCGCCGACGCCCCGCCCAACGTCCTGGCCCGGCTCGGTGGCCCATGCTGGGAGCCGGACCACGGCCCCGTCGCCCCGGCCGAGGCCACCGTGCGTCGTGTCCTCCAACGCATCGACGGCGACGCGCTGGAACATGCCGTCGGAAGTTGGCTCGCCGGGCGCGAACGCGCCGCCGGCCAGGAGGAGAACGACAGCGACCGGCGGCCCCTGCCCTCCCTCGCCGTGGACGGCAAGACCGTGCGCGGTGCCCGCCGCACCGACGGCACCCAGGTCCATCTGCTCGCCGCGATGACGGGGACCGTCGCCGTGTCCATTGGCCGTGCCCTCTCACCCGACCTGGCGGTGCTCGGGATGCTCATCAATGACCTCGGTCCTTGGCTCGCAGCCGAATACACAGCCGTGCATGGAGAGAAAGCCCCGCGTCCCTGA
- a CDS encoding SCO0607 family lipoprotein, whose protein sequence is MFQHCRTSVVLLALAGGFAASLLTGCAGWGKERVCLPGEDPVLAVNDAGGDCVPEGEEPGPGWVRYPRGKVPVYVGDEWDRYWSDRTLDEKGRVVPQPR, encoded by the coding sequence ATGTTCCAGCATTGCCGCACCTCAGTCGTACTCCTCGCCCTCGCGGGCGGATTCGCGGCATCCCTGCTGACCGGCTGCGCCGGGTGGGGGAAGGAGCGGGTCTGCCTGCCCGGCGAAGACCCGGTGCTCGCCGTGAACGACGCGGGTGGCGACTGTGTGCCCGAGGGGGAGGAGCCTGGTCCGGGGTGGGTGCGGTATCCCCGGGGCAAGGTGCCGGTGTATGTGGGGGACGAGTGGGACCGGTACTGGTCCGACAGGACTCTCGACGAGAAGGGCCGAGTCGTACCGCAACCGCGGTGA
- a CDS encoding effector-associated constant component EACC1 produces the protein MGCCPVAVFLIGCALSSGWVHGSRRARVRLEVRVDSAAGELRSLQGWLRADPEVRRSAAVTVRGGVPGPGEMGTGLDVLQLEIFDGAGYVGA, from the coding sequence GTGGGGTGTTGCCCTGTAGCGGTTTTCTTGATCGGTTGTGCGTTGTCGTCGGGTTGGGTGCACGGTTCGAGGAGGGCGAGGGTGCGATTAGAGGTGCGGGTTGATTCGGCTGCGGGGGAGTTGCGGTCGTTGCAGGGTTGGTTGCGTGCGGATCCTGAGGTGCGCCGGTCGGCCGCGGTCACGGTGCGCGGTGGTGTGCCTGGGCCGGGGGAGATGGGCACGGGGCTTGATGTGCTGCAGCTAGAGATCTTTGACGGTGCGGGTTACGTGGGAGCGTGA
- a CDS encoding cold-shock protein, which produces MATGTVKWFNAEKGFGFIAQDGGGPDVFVHYSAIATTGYRELQEGQKVRFDITQGPKGPQAENVTPA; this is translated from the coding sequence ATGGCCACGGGCACAGTGAAGTGGTTCAACGCGGAAAAGGGCTTCGGCTTCATCGCCCAGGACGGCGGCGGCCCCGACGTGTTCGTCCACTACTCGGCCATCGCCACCACCGGCTACCGGGAGCTGCAGGAAGGCCAGAAGGTCCGCTTCGACATCACACAAGGGCCCAAGGGCCCACAGGCCGAGAACGTCACCCCCGCCTGA
- a CDS encoding Helicase associated domain protein, protein MSQQTGPLVLGTAYEPVWAIACALASHDHRILERLPDKANHLPRETSDVIERRWHFDFTAHPERIARTMDLASFDPRDPAVSRSRRLVLAAARSYRDQYGHLAAPADYTDPTGHRLGTFITTMRDAAKAGRLGPTGLLSPTRWA, encoded by the coding sequence ATGAGCCAGCAGACCGGGCCGCTCGTCCTGGGCACCGCGTATGAGCCGGTGTGGGCGATCGCCTGCGCGCTGGCCAGCCACGACCACCGCATCCTCGAACGCCTCCCCGACAAGGCCAACCACCTCCCACGCGAGACCAGCGACGTCATCGAGCGCCGCTGGCACTTCGACTTCACCGCCCACCCCGAACGCATCGCCCGCACCATGGACCTGGCCTCCTTCGACCCCCGCGACCCGGCCGTCTCCCGCTCCCGCCGCCTCGTGCTCGCTGCCGCCCGCTCCTACCGCGACCAGTACGGCCACCTCGCTGCCCCCGCCGATTACACCGACCCCACCGGCCACCGCCTCGGCACCTTCATCACCACCATGCGCGACGCCGCGAAAGCCGGCCGCCTCGGCCCAACCGGATTGCTGAGCCCGACGCGCTGGGCATGA
- a CDS encoding M1 family metallopeptidase — MPSSPPGPSRTGRRLLVALLALLATAGSTVAEAGTPSGPAPGAAVRAAEPATPDRPSYDVKLRADADGSHWAGRQTVSFRNASSRPLREVYIRLWGNGEDGCGTSGRPSPVRVSHVRGGTPGRPGVKCTALRIALPRPLARGERTAVSFDVALTVPARNNRFGREGAFRFLGNALPVLAVHDARGWHLDPYVSYGESFYTLASDFRVRLDHPSALKVPATGSTWTRPGGTGRTVTHSVAKRVRDFAWAAGPFRTATQTSPDGVRVKSYWSPNTPAAGVRLNRKDGVAAIDRFGREFGRYPYGEIDLVMTPGFAGGMEYPGLVILGTEEEGGATVHEIAHQWWYGVVGNDEYNSPWLDESFAQYANARYYRWDGFECSPDDSWPSATAALTNSMAYWSTHRGEYFQVVYGIGPCVLADLEHVLGAGTMARLIKKYAHDHWYGVSTTAGFKKAAQSMTHRDLGPFWRKHRIR; from the coding sequence ATGCCTTCGTCGCCCCCGGGCCCCTCAAGAACCGGTCGCCGTCTGCTGGTCGCCCTGCTCGCGCTGCTCGCGACAGCAGGCTCCACCGTGGCCGAGGCCGGCACGCCGTCCGGCCCGGCGCCCGGCGCCGCGGTGAGAGCGGCCGAACCCGCGACGCCCGACCGCCCCAGCTACGACGTGAAGCTGCGCGCCGACGCCGACGGCTCCCACTGGGCGGGCCGGCAGACGGTGTCCTTCCGCAACGCCTCCAGCCGGCCCCTGCGTGAGGTGTACATACGCCTGTGGGGCAATGGCGAGGACGGCTGCGGGACATCCGGAAGACCGTCCCCCGTCCGCGTCTCCCACGTGCGCGGCGGCACTCCGGGCCGCCCCGGCGTGAAGTGCACGGCGCTGCGCATCGCTCTGCCGAGGCCGCTCGCACGCGGTGAGCGGACGGCCGTCTCCTTCGACGTGGCCCTCACCGTGCCCGCACGCAACAACCGCTTCGGCCGCGAAGGCGCGTTCCGCTTCCTGGGCAACGCGCTGCCGGTCCTCGCCGTGCACGACGCGAGGGGGTGGCACCTCGATCCGTATGTGTCGTACGGCGAGAGCTTCTACACCCTGGCGAGCGACTTCCGGGTGCGCCTCGACCACCCGTCCGCCCTCAAGGTCCCGGCGACCGGCAGCACATGGACCCGCCCCGGCGGTACCGGGCGTACGGTCACCCACAGCGTCGCCAAGCGGGTGCGGGACTTCGCATGGGCGGCGGGCCCGTTCCGCACCGCGACCCAGACCTCGCCCGACGGCGTGCGCGTGAAGTCGTACTGGTCGCCGAACACGCCCGCCGCCGGTGTCCGCCTCAACCGCAAGGACGGCGTCGCCGCCATCGACCGGTTCGGCAGGGAGTTCGGCCGCTATCCGTACGGCGAGATCGACCTCGTGATGACCCCCGGGTTCGCCGGCGGCATGGAGTACCCCGGCCTGGTCATCCTCGGCACCGAGGAGGAGGGCGGCGCCACCGTCCATGAGATCGCCCATCAGTGGTGGTACGGCGTCGTGGGCAACGACGAGTACAACTCACCCTGGCTGGACGAGAGTTTCGCTCAGTACGCCAACGCGCGCTACTACCGCTGGGACGGGTTCGAGTGCTCGCCGGACGACTCCTGGCCGAGCGCCACCGCCGCGCTCACCAACTCGATGGCCTACTGGTCTACACACCGTGGCGAGTACTTCCAGGTCGTGTACGGGATCGGCCCTTGCGTCCTGGCCGACCTGGAGCACGTCCTCGGGGCCGGCACCATGGCGCGCCTGATCAAGAAGTACGCCCACGACCACTGGTACGGCGTCTCCACCACCGCCGGCTTCAAGAAGGCCGCACAGTCGATGACGCACAGGGACCTCGGCCCCTTCTGGCGGAAGCACCGCATCCGCTGA
- a CDS encoding TipAS antibiotic-recognition domain-containing protein yields the protein MDRERVHQDWDVLYREITAFLDGGSLPGDQQIQELVRRHFDIACRFYTPSREAYVGMSLFYAEDEAMRAFHDSYHPGMVDFLGAAIKVFAEQGSGFAPSAGAEASA from the coding sequence GTGGACAGGGAGCGGGTCCACCAGGACTGGGACGTCCTGTACCGGGAGATCACGGCTTTCCTGGACGGCGGCTCCCTGCCAGGGGACCAGCAGATCCAGGAGCTCGTCCGCAGACACTTCGACATCGCCTGCCGGTTCTACACCCCCTCCAGGGAGGCTTACGTCGGCATGTCGCTCTTCTACGCCGAGGACGAGGCCATGAGGGCGTTCCACGATTCCTACCACCCCGGGATGGTGGATTTCCTGGGCGCCGCGATCAAGGTGTTCGCCGAGCAGGGGAGTGGGTTCGCCCCCAGCGCAGGGGCCGAGGCTTCGGCGTAG
- a CDS encoding ATP-binding protein, protein MESDPAPAGGAAPGRPVLQASAALVGDGEDIARARHIAAGFLTRVQAEHGLPVSQRALELTQLVVSELVTNARKYAPGPVLLDLQVTGGVVEVAVWDSDPVLPIARATDADRVGQHGLEIVMAVSQGFAAQREPVGKRVTSRLALADDPGDALHGRQPL, encoded by the coding sequence ATGGAATCAGACCCGGCGCCGGCAGGCGGCGCAGCGCCGGGCAGGCCAGTCCTTCAGGCCAGCGCTGCTCTGGTCGGCGACGGCGAGGACATCGCCCGGGCCCGCCACATCGCCGCCGGTTTCCTCACCCGCGTCCAGGCCGAGCACGGCCTGCCCGTCTCCCAGCGCGCCCTCGAGCTCACCCAGCTGGTGGTCAGCGAACTGGTCACCAACGCCCGCAAGTACGCCCCCGGTCCGGTACTGCTGGACCTGCAGGTCACCGGGGGCGTGGTGGAGGTCGCGGTGTGGGACTCCGATCCGGTCCTTCCGATCGCCCGGGCCACGGACGCCGACCGGGTCGGACAGCACGGCCTGGAGATCGTTATGGCCGTCTCCCAGGGCTTCGCAGCGCAGCGCGAGCCGGTCGGCAAACGCGTCACATCCCGTCTCGCCCTGGCCGACGACCCCGGCGACGCCCTGCACGGACGCCAGCCCCTGTAA
- a CDS encoding WhiB family transcriptional regulator, translating to MIADDEWGAYAACRSSAPDELFVEGAAQNDAKAVCSGCPVRAECLAFALDRRIEHGIWGGMTERERRALLRRRPTVASWRSLLEAARSEHARRAWPADRAERAAH from the coding sequence GTGATCGCGGATGACGAATGGGGCGCCTACGCGGCATGCCGCAGCAGCGCCCCGGATGAACTGTTCGTCGAAGGGGCAGCCCAAAACGATGCGAAAGCCGTGTGCAGCGGTTGCCCGGTACGCGCGGAATGTCTGGCATTTGCTCTTGACCGTCGCATTGAGCATGGCATCTGGGGAGGAATGACGGAGCGAGAACGCCGTGCCCTGCTGCGCCGGCGGCCTACCGTGGCGTCCTGGCGCAGCCTGCTCGAAGCGGCCCGTTCCGAGCATGCACGCCGCGCTTGGCCGGCTGACCGGGCTGAAAGAGCGGCTCATTGA
- a CDS encoding inositol monophosphatase family protein gives MDHTFDAPPADRELLDFAVGLATRAGQVSAQGFFGEWGSRRKQDGSEVTEIDLAVEELVRDELARRVPEDAIYGEERGSTAGVSGRRWIIDPINGTTSFTRRWPLFSNDIAYEDEYGPAVGVINMPMSRQMVVAGRGLGCWVLTGESPDLKSGHRAQVTERTSARGARTQALNPAGWPEKLLTALHRQVFLMASMGCIVDLVTGRADAVVIAGPPMGYEDVAPMPVIVSEAGGRVTDLGGGPVLEGDMTVLATNGLLHEAILDLVEGLPRSRDLYALDDGL, from the coding sequence ATGGATCACACATTCGACGCTCCGCCCGCTGACCGAGAGCTTCTCGACTTCGCTGTCGGCTTGGCCACGCGGGCTGGCCAGGTGTCTGCGCAGGGCTTCTTCGGAGAGTGGGGAAGTCGCCGCAAGCAAGACGGCAGCGAGGTCACCGAGATCGACCTTGCAGTCGAAGAGCTGGTCCGGGACGAGCTGGCCCGCCGTGTACCGGAGGACGCCATCTACGGCGAGGAGAGGGGCTCGACCGCCGGGGTGTCAGGGAGACGATGGATCATCGACCCCATCAACGGCACCACGTCGTTCACTCGCCGGTGGCCGCTGTTCTCGAACGACATTGCCTACGAGGACGAGTACGGTCCCGCTGTCGGGGTGATCAACATGCCTATGAGCCGACAGATGGTCGTAGCCGGGCGGGGCCTGGGCTGTTGGGTACTGACCGGGGAGAGCCCGGACCTGAAGTCGGGCCACCGCGCCCAAGTCACCGAGCGGACCAGCGCGCGGGGAGCGAGGACTCAGGCACTCAACCCGGCCGGCTGGCCGGAGAAACTCCTCACCGCTCTCCACCGTCAGGTGTTCCTGATGGCGTCGATGGGCTGCATCGTTGACCTCGTCACCGGCCGCGCGGATGCCGTCGTGATCGCTGGCCCACCCATGGGTTACGAGGACGTGGCACCCATGCCCGTCATCGTTTCGGAGGCTGGTGGCCGGGTGACCGACCTAGGCGGCGGGCCCGTACTCGAGGGCGACATGACGGTGCTGGCCACCAACGGCCTACTCCACGAAGCAATCCTGGACCTGGTTGAAGGCCTGCCTCGCAGCCGCGACCTGTACGCCCTCGACGACGGCCTGTAA
- a CDS encoding alpha/beta fold hydrolase, translating into MIGPTAPRLRRITRPDVILRGEEVGAGPTFLLLHAGGERRQVWGPVSEVLVDAGYRCVAFDQRGHGDSGGTACKLSACADDIAAMVHTEPPESVVVGASLGGLAAIAALADPAVRARVTGLVLVDVVPCLEPSRVRRFLASVGPLGAHTELVEDILAQVPRLQQVTAELDLPLLLIHGDNGSALTDEDLDQLLHLAPHTTVRPIRGAGHLIARNQPVALAQAIIATTTAWR; encoded by the coding sequence ATGATCGGCCCTACCGCCCCTCGACTACGGCGGATCACTCGCCCCGATGTGATTCTGCGCGGGGAGGAGGTCGGTGCTGGACCGACCTTCCTGCTCCTTCACGCCGGTGGCGAACGCCGTCAGGTGTGGGGACCGGTCAGCGAGGTCCTCGTCGATGCCGGGTACCGGTGTGTGGCCTTCGACCAGCGAGGCCACGGCGACAGCGGGGGCACTGCTTGCAAACTGTCCGCGTGCGCGGACGACATCGCCGCGATGGTGCACACCGAGCCACCGGAAAGCGTGGTCGTCGGTGCCTCACTCGGCGGGCTCGCCGCCATCGCCGCTCTCGCGGACCCGGCAGTGCGAGCCAGGGTGACGGGGCTGGTGCTGGTCGACGTCGTACCCTGCCTCGAACCCTCCAGGGTCCGCCGCTTCCTCGCTTCCGTCGGCCCGCTCGGCGCCCACACCGAGCTCGTCGAGGACATCCTCGCCCAGGTCCCACGGCTACAGCAGGTCACCGCGGAACTCGACCTGCCCCTCCTGCTCATCCATGGCGACAACGGATCGGCGCTCACCGACGAGGACCTCGACCAGTTGCTGCACCTGGCTCCCCACACCACAGTCCGGCCCATCCGTGGCGCCGGGCACCTCATTGCCCGCAATCAGCCCGTCGCCTTGGCCCAGGCCATCATCGCCACCACCACTGCCTGGCGGTGA
- a CDS encoding DUF6233 domain-containing protein, with protein MGETPHEPPPITVVLPDGQEVTGRLQERQQAPDAWLYKVAVPAWQNTPDGRVEPAWYVVWVKAPDHVKPVPGVSYDDVPTTRLPPPSAEREILGPRRPSGWVLQKLERGRSIIRAVDCEEAPAGAPVLDLDKALDAAEHPGTRLCSLCSAAAELDPVLKGFEHGFGGTENGSREAT; from the coding sequence GTGGGGGAGACGCCGCACGAGCCGCCGCCCATCACCGTGGTCCTGCCCGACGGCCAGGAGGTCACCGGCCGCCTACAGGAGCGCCAGCAAGCCCCGGATGCCTGGCTGTACAAGGTGGCCGTCCCGGCCTGGCAGAACACGCCTGACGGCCGGGTGGAGCCCGCCTGGTACGTGGTGTGGGTGAAGGCCCCCGACCACGTGAAGCCCGTGCCCGGCGTCTCGTACGACGACGTCCCCACGACCCGGCTGCCCCCACCGTCGGCGGAGCGCGAGATCCTCGGGCCGCGCAGGCCGTCGGGCTGGGTGCTGCAGAAGCTGGAGCGCGGCCGCAGCATCATCCGTGCCGTCGACTGCGAGGAAGCACCCGCCGGGGCGCCGGTGCTGGACCTGGACAAGGCGCTCGACGCGGCGGAGCACCCCGGCACCCGGCTGTGCTCTTTGTGCAGTGCTGCGGCCGAACTCGATCCCGTGCTCAAGGGGTTCGAACATGGCTTCGGCGGTACGGAAAACGGCAGTAGGGAAGCGACGTGA
- a CDS encoding STAS domain-containing protein, whose product MPTTLSQLRSSLRSSPSKYHRMAEGRMTDTEQAEQVGGLSVVATAADGVRVLTLAGEIDHHTGDQLRNVLDVTGTARPRIVVDMRRVTFMDSSGINLLIAVYRAVTEADGWLRLAAPTDSVLRVLHLVGIDGIIECHPTPPSPKPSLPDPLHTPSRARNVRALKGGLTPALRRSTAAARAANTR is encoded by the coding sequence ATGCCGACGACCTTGTCACAGCTGAGGAGCTCCTTGAGGAGCTCACCGAGCAAGTATCACCGAATGGCTGAGGGACGAATGACGGACACCGAGCAAGCCGAACAGGTTGGCGGGCTGTCGGTCGTGGCCACCGCCGCGGACGGCGTCCGCGTGCTGACCCTGGCCGGGGAGATCGACCACCACACCGGCGACCAGTTGCGCAACGTCCTGGACGTCACCGGCACCGCCCGGCCCCGCATCGTTGTCGATATGCGCCGTGTCACCTTCATGGACTCCAGCGGCATCAACCTCCTCATCGCTGTCTACCGCGCCGTCACCGAGGCCGACGGCTGGCTCCGTTTGGCCGCACCCACCGACTCCGTCCTGCGCGTTCTGCATCTCGTCGGCATCGACGGCATCATCGAATGCCACCCCACCCCACCCTCCCCGAAGCCTTCGCTCCCTGACCCGCTCCACACACCTTCACGGGCGCGCAACGTCCGGGCCCTCAAAGGGGGGCTCACACCGGCCCTTCGCCGGTCGACCGCGGCCGCCAGGGCAGCAAACACCAGGTGA
- a CDS encoding hydrophobic protein: protein MVPLLLVLLLALILFGAGFALKALWWIAVIVLIVWVLGFVVRTADSGGRKGRWYRW, encoded by the coding sequence ATGGTTCCCCTGCTTCTGGTTCTTCTGCTGGCTCTGATCCTCTTCGGCGCGGGCTTCGCGCTGAAGGCACTGTGGTGGATCGCAGTGATCGTGCTCATCGTGTGGGTGCTCGGCTTCGTCGTCCGGACCGCGGACAGCGGCGGCCGCAAGGGCCGCTGGTACCGCTGGTAG
- a CDS encoding peptidase inhibitor family I36 protein, translating into MYPDINFNGQPYVKRAVDGSVRHLPDYLRGKGSSIINNSSRTARIYQKDNYFGRHVCIGREGGTISDLRSYQLNDTTHSLRNNDTPCGAS; encoded by the coding sequence ATGTACCCCGACATCAACTTCAACGGCCAGCCCTACGTCAAACGCGCCGTCGACGGCTCCGTGCGGCACCTTCCCGACTACCTCCGCGGCAAGGGCAGCTCCATCATCAACAACAGCAGCCGCACCGCACGCATCTATCAGAAGGACAACTACTTCGGCCGGCACGTCTGCATCGGACGAGAAGGCGGCACCATCAGCGACCTGCGGTCCTACCAGCTCAACGACACCACTCACAGCCTGCGCAACAACGACACCCCATGCGGCGCCTCTTGA
- a CDS encoding LppU/SCO3897 family protein → MSEIPPLSGMNASYTPAQIRRNRLVFLCLILALAGMVTFWALGPYETKDQSPTLRAGDCFQNTGTDKEAKAKKLDCTDPHADYKVLKMDENAVVDTLACSDVPGTTGSLTQSGSGKWFVVCFKGNDEKGKEQPDTARSR, encoded by the coding sequence GTGTCCGAAATACCGCCCCTGAGCGGGATGAACGCTTCCTATACTCCGGCGCAGATACGACGCAACCGCCTGGTCTTCCTCTGTCTGATCCTTGCCCTCGCGGGCATGGTGACCTTCTGGGCCTTGGGTCCGTACGAAACGAAGGACCAGTCCCCGACGCTCAGGGCTGGCGACTGCTTCCAGAACACCGGGACGGACAAGGAAGCGAAGGCCAAGAAACTCGACTGCACTGACCCGCACGCCGATTACAAGGTCCTGAAGATGGACGAGAACGCAGTCGTCGACACCCTCGCGTGCTCCGACGTCCCGGGTACGACCGGCTCGCTCACCCAGTCAGGCTCCGGAAAGTGGTTCGTCGTCTGCTTCAAGGGCAACGATGAGAAGGGCAAGGAACAGCCGGACACAGCCCGATCTCGCTGA
- a CDS encoding PQQ-binding-like beta-propeller repeat protein has protein sequence MSLGGVRNTRFTRRTATAAVVISLFAGTSACGGGTQPHPQGSANTQHQQQQQQQHKAYDPATKFASNGAPLPEAVLLDVQDSTTKTIAPPHVSLLGNVAWAATSQGLLAIDAETGKTRATFKPQGQSTEYYNGIGNTRVDIVAPQVVKVSGHNLVTQSFGVTVPGKGTTPAHSAIEVVAADADSVRLTWRHVVELPKEFADSSESSFKTAVMGVDGTTAVVSVKDGDQVGVVAIDLAAGKAVWGDPHLKPVEVTAGRVIGLRSTGSWSPESLQARAVRDGSTAWSKATESGTAVAAGPGLLLVQGLKAKPFGNVTAVVPASGKELGFKVPSGHGVPGQCQFDQQSVVVCASGDSEAFAMDSHTGKVLWALPDSSGRVAPRVTGAWRGLVYGQTEQNGPVVLDARTGKDKVTSPGAAPYWTDGRYAVTDKAIVPVQG, from the coding sequence ATGAGTCTTGGCGGCGTGCGCAACACACGCTTCACACGAAGGACTGCGACCGCGGCAGTCGTCATATCACTGTTCGCGGGAACCAGCGCTTGCGGAGGCGGCACACAGCCGCACCCGCAGGGTTCCGCCAACACCCAGCACCAGCAGCAGCAGCAGCAGCAGCACAAGGCATACGATCCGGCGACGAAGTTCGCGTCGAATGGGGCGCCGCTGCCCGAAGCAGTACTGCTGGATGTGCAGGACAGCACCACGAAAACCATCGCTCCCCCGCACGTCTCGCTGCTGGGGAACGTGGCATGGGCCGCGACGTCGCAGGGGCTTCTGGCCATCGACGCCGAGACGGGAAAGACGCGGGCGACATTCAAACCCCAGGGGCAGTCGACTGAGTATTACAACGGGATTGGCAATACTCGTGTCGACATAGTGGCGCCGCAGGTCGTCAAGGTGAGCGGCCACAACCTGGTCACGCAGAGCTTCGGTGTCACCGTCCCTGGTAAGGGGACCACGCCCGCCCATAGCGCGATCGAGGTCGTGGCGGCCGACGCGGACTCTGTACGGCTGACTTGGCGGCATGTGGTGGAGCTGCCCAAGGAATTCGCGGACTCCTCAGAGTCCTCGTTCAAGACCGCTGTGATGGGCGTCGACGGCACGACCGCCGTGGTGAGCGTGAAAGACGGAGACCAGGTGGGTGTCGTGGCGATCGACCTCGCCGCGGGCAAGGCGGTCTGGGGGGACCCGCACCTCAAACCAGTGGAGGTCACCGCCGGTCGGGTCATCGGCCTGAGGTCGACGGGCTCCTGGTCACCTGAGAGTCTCCAGGCGCGGGCCGTACGGGACGGCTCTACGGCTTGGTCGAAGGCGACAGAATCCGGGACCGCTGTGGCCGCCGGGCCCGGACTGCTCCTGGTGCAGGGGCTGAAGGCAAAGCCCTTCGGTAACGTCACCGCCGTCGTGCCCGCCTCCGGCAAGGAGTTGGGCTTCAAGGTCCCGTCTGGCCACGGCGTTCCCGGCCAGTGCCAGTTCGACCAGCAGTCTGTTGTGGTCTGCGCGAGCGGTGACTCGGAGGCCTTCGCTATGGACTCGCATACCGGGAAGGTGCTGTGGGCACTGCCGGACAGCTCGGGGCGGGTGGCGCCCCGGGTGACCGGTGCCTGGCGCGGGTTGGTCTACGGCCAGACGGAGCAAAACGGTCCCGTGGTCCTGGACGCCCGTACCGGCAAGGACAAGGTGACCTCACCTGGCGCGGCACCGTACTGGACCGACGGCCGTTACGCCGTCACCGACAAGGCGATCGTCCCGGTCCAGGGCTGA